In Myxococcales bacterium, the sequence GTCGGGCGTCATGCTGAGCGCGATGGTGTCGCCGATGGCCTCGTGGAAGCCGTCGTTGGCGCCCGCTTGAAAGAGCGGCGATTGTTTCTCGTACGCTTGGTAATAGAAGATGTGTCCGAGCTCGTGGTGGATGGTCACCAGATCGTCGTCCGTCGGCTCGACGCACATCTTGATGCGAAGATCGTCGACCTGGTTGATGTCCCACGCGCTCGCGTGACAGACGACCTCGCGGTCGCGCGGCCGCGCGAACAGCGAGCGCTCCCAGAACGTCTTTGGGAGCTCGCGGAAGCCGAGGCCCGTGAAGAACTTCTCGCCGAGCTTCACCATCTCTTTCGGCGCGAGCTTCTTGGCCTTGATGCGGGGCGTCGCGTCGAGCTTCGGTTCGGCCGGGTAGGGCGCCAGGATGTCCATCAGGCCCTGCCACTCTTGCGCCCACATGTTGCCGAGCAGGTGCGCCGGAATCGCGCCCTTCTCGGGCACCGCGTCCTTGCCGTATTTCGTTCGCAGACGCGCTCGCGCCAGGCAATGGAGGTCGTCGTAGAGCGGCTTCACTTCCTTCCAGAGACGCGCCACGTCGGTCTCGAAGGCGTCAGGCGTCATGTCGTAGCCGGACTTCCAGAGGTCGCCCATGTCGCGGAAGCCGATGCCGCGGGCGCCCTTGTTGCCGAGCTCAACGTAGCGGGCGAACTTGTCTTTGATGGCGGGCGCGGTCGCGTGCCATCCCTCCCACGCTTCACGCGCCACCGCTTCGTCGCGCGTGCTCGTCATGATGCGCGAGAGATCTTCAAGCGTGAGACACTCGCCGGGCTTGGGGGCCTTGAGCTTGCTCTTGGCCGGCGGGCAGTATTTCCCTTTGCCGTAAGCGCCGGCCATCTCGGTTTGAACACGGGCGAGCTCCTCGCGGTCCGCGGCGTTGTCAGGGGCCGGTACGCCCTGCGCGATGCGCAAGAGGTCGAGCTTGCGCCGTGTTTCGACGGGGAGGCGATCGCGCACCGATTGAAAGCGGTTGGCCGCCAGGATTTGCGTCGTGATGAAGCCGGCGCTCGCTTCCTCCGCCGCCGCGCTGAGGCTCTCCGTGTCGTCGGTGATGAAGTTCATCTGGACCCACGCGGCGCGGTCGCGGGCGACATAGAGCTTGCGAAGCGCGGCTTCCGTGTCGCGCACGAAGGTCTCCGCGTCGCTCGCGGAGGCCGCCGTTTGGCCTGCGGCGTGGCCGCCGTGCCTGCCGCGCATCCCGGCGTGAGGCGCGTGCCCATCGCCATGCCGCCTACCATGCCCATGGCCCGCCGACGCAGCGACGGGGGCCGCGGGCTCGGGCTCGGCCGCGCCGCAGGAAACCGCGCCCATGGGAAGGAGCGCCGGAAGCAGCCCTCGCCGGAGGACGGGAAGGAGACGATGAAGCCGGGAAGCGCTCTGGACCATGCCGATCTCCGTGCTAGGGTTCCCGCGCTCATCGCATGAAAAGTCGCGAAAAGAAAGCGCTCCTTGGCATCTCGGCCGTTCACTCGAGGGGGTCTCTTGGAGCGGCGCTTTCGGCCGTCGGCGTCATCGGAGGGCTCGTCAGCGGGCTCCTCGGCGCGGCATGCAGCGTCGACGTCGCGGCCGCGCCGACGACGGCGGAGCGAGGCGGCAACCCGTCGACCAACACCCCCGCGACCGCGTCCGACGACGGCGGCACATCGGCACCGCTCAAGCCGAGCGGGTGCCCCACGCCCGAGGTCGTCGCGCCGGCGGACGTTCCCGCGGGGTTCCTGGCTCCGCAGAAGGTCACGTTGGTTCGCGTCGTCGACGGCGATACCGCGCACTTCATGTTTCCCGGCGTGGCCGCCGAAGTCATCGTGCGTTTCCTCTACGTGAACACGGAAGAGACGCACGACACACGCGCCACGCAGTTCGGCGTCAACACGTCGTCTAAGGTCGAGGAGTACCTGAAGGGCGCCCAAGAGATCATGGTTGCGCCGGAAGAGGACAAGAAGAAGAAGGGCTCGGCCCACCTCGACACGTACGGGCGAACGCTCGCCCTTGTCTTCGCCGACGGGGAGCTCTTCCAGGAGCGGCTCGTGCGCGAAGGGTGGACGCCCTACTACACGCAGTTCGGCTGCGCCCTCGATCCGATTCATCGCGCCCTCGTTTGGTCGGAGGCGGAGGCGAAGGCCAACGAGCGTGGCGTCTGGGCGCCGGGTCACCCGGTCGACTACAGCGCCGTGCTCAAAGAGTGGATGGGCTCGAGCACCTGCCGGCCGAACCCGTACAAGCAGCCGTACTGCGCGAAGTAGTGTTGCTCGAAGTTGGGACGTGATGCGCCCGCGCCTAGCGGCGCGAACCCGCCAGCGCCGCGCGGAAGCGCCGGTCGTGCCAGAGGAGCATCTCGACGGCGCCCGCCTCGCGGAGCCACGGCTGATCGTGCCATCCCGGTAGCGTCAGGAGGTCGCACGGCACGTTGCGTCTTGTGAGCTCCGCCGCAAGGCGCTCGTTGCCCTTGCGAAACACGTCATCCGTGCTCGTCTCGACGTGAAGCGCCTTGGGGCCCGCCTCGAAGACCGCCATGGCGAGTCGCTCTGCGTAACGTGGCGCCGTAGGCTCGCTGATGGCCGATTGCACGCCGCCCCACGCGCCGAACGACTTGGGCGCGCGAAGGAACACCTCGAGGCTCAAGTACCCGCCGAGGGAGCAGCCATCGATGGCGACGAGGTCGGGCCCCTCGTAGAGGGCGACCTCTTGCCGCGCTCGCGGGAGCATGACGCCCAATAGCCACTTGGCGTAGGCGTCGATCTCGCGCGGCGTCGTGATCTTCGGCGTGAAGGGGCAGGCGATGGCGAAGCCGTAGAAGGGCGCCCTCATCAAGTCGCCGTTCACCGCCGCGAGCCGCTCGTCGGAGAAGTCCTTACGAAGAGCGAACGTCCGGGCCACTGGCGGTCGCCGCAACCGGTCGAAGGCGCCGCCGAGGCCATAGCGATCGACCCACGCGCGGACGCCGAGCGTCTCGTCGATGGTCTCGCCGAGGCCATGCAGCAAGATCAACAGCGGGAGCTTGGTCCCTCGCGGCACATAGCGTGGAACGAGCAGCAAGAAGCGTCGCGCGAGCGAGCGGTCGCCGTCGACGCGCAAGTCGCGAAGCTCAAGATCGTCGGGAATTGGGCCCGGCTCGGGCGCGCCCGCCGCAAGCGAACGGCGCGCAGCGAGCGCGTGCGCAAGGCCCGCGAGGCCCGCCAATGTGGCTCGTCGCCCAATCACTGGGTGAGAGCATACAAGAATGGGACGCCGCGACGCGTGGAGCCGGGCCGCGACGTGGGCCGCGCGACGACTACTTCTTCTTGGGCGTCGCCGAAGCGGAGCCGGTGCGGTCGAGGCCGCGGCAGGCGGTGGCGTCTTTCGCCGCGCACGCCTTCTTCCAGTCGGCGATGACCTTCTGGGCGAGCTTGTCCTTCTTCTCCGTCGCCGTCTTCTTGAGCGCGTTGCACGTCCACATCTGGAAGTCTTCGGCAACGCAGCCGCGGGCGAGCAGTTCGACGGCCTTGGTGGTGATCCTGCGGCACGCCTTCGCCCTTTTCGTGGAGCTTCGAGAGATCCTCGCAGGCTTGACCGAGGCCCTGGTCGCACGCGACGCCGTAGAGCGCGACGGCCTTGTTCGCGTCGGCGGGAATGCCTTCGCCAACGGAAAACGCCTTGCCGAGCTCGTGGCACGCGCGACGGTCTTTTTTCGTGCACGCCTTGTCGAACATGCGCGCCGCTCTCGCGAAGTCCGGCGAAGAGCCGTCGCGAAGCGCGTAGCCGGCCTCGCGACAGGCATCCATGTCGGTCGTGCGCTCGCACGCCGAGACGCAGCCGGCGCCCTTGCAGGCTGCGGCGATCTCGTTCGTCGGCGAAACCGCTGCGCTGGTGACCGTCGTCTCGGTCGGCGTGGGCTTCTGCGCGGTCGTTGGCTTGGCCGAGCCCCAGCGCTGGGGCGCGCCGGCGCAGGCCACGAGGAAAAGGGCGGAAAGACCGAGAAAGGCGGATGTCTTCATGCTGGCGGGCGCAGGTATACGCGACGCAGGGCGACGCGCCAGCGCCGGAGCAACGATTTATTCAGCTACACTCGACGCCCATGAGCATGAGCGCCACGCCGGAAGTCCGTCCTCCCGAAAAGAGCGCCGAGAGCCGACCCTCGCGAGGGGATCGGTCCACGACCGACGAACTCGGCCAGACGTTGACGCGCCTCAAAGAAGCGCAGCTTCGCGACGGGCCGCCCTCGCTCAAGGAGCGTCGTCGTCGACTCGAGAAGCTGGAGCGCGCCGTCGTCGCGCATCAGGAGGTCATCGCCACGGCGATGCGAGAAGACTTCGGCAACAAGGCGCGCCTCGAGGCGTTGATGAGCGAGGTCTATCTCGTCGTGAGCGGGGCGCGCCATGCGCGCGAGCACGTGCGCGAGTGGATGGCGACGGAGACGCGCGACATGCCGCTGCCGCTCTTGCCGGCGCACGGCGAAGTCATCCCGCAGCCGGTCGGTGTCGTCGGCATCGTGTCACCGTGGAACTACCCCATCAACTTGGCGCTGCTTCCGCTCGTAAGAGCTATCGCCGCTGGCAATCGCGCCATGCTCAAGCCCAGCGAGCTGGTCCCCAAGACGAGCGCGGTCTTGGCCGACATCGTTCGCACGGCCTTTGATCCCGACGTGGTGACGGTCATCCAGGGCGACGCGCTCGTCGGCGAAGCGTTCACGCGCTTGCCCTTCGACCACCTCGTGTTCACCGGGTCGACGCGCGTTGGGCGCCTGGTCATGAAGGCCGCCAGCGACAACCTCGTGCCGGTCACGCTCGAGCTAGGCGGGAAGTCGCCGGTGCTCCTGGGGCCCGACGCGAACATCCGCGAGGTCGCCGAGCGCGTCATGGCCGGCAAGGTGTGGAACGCGGGTCAGACCTGCGTGGCGCCCGACTACCTCCTCGCCACGAGCGATGTCGTGGAGTCGTTCGTGACCGAGGCCCGCCGCGCCATCAAAGAGATGCTCCCGCGGATGGTCGACAACCCGGACTACACCTCGATCGTGAGCGACAAGCACTACGCGCGGCTGCTCGCGCTCATCGCCGAGGCCCGCGAGAAGGGGGCGCGAATCGAGGAGCTGAACAGCGCCGGCGAGGTTTTTCCGGCGGAGTCACGAAAGCTTGCGCCAACGCTCATCGTCGGCGGCCCCGCCGACTCGATGACCGTGATGCAGGAGGAGATCTTCGGTCCCATCCTGCCCATTGTGACCGTGAAGTCGCTCGACGAGGCCATCGCCTTCGTGAACGCGCGCCCCCGGCCGCTCGCCCTCTACTACTTCGGTCACAAGGCCGAGACGATCGACTACGTGCTCGCTCGAACGAGCTCCGGTGGCGTCAGCGTCAACGACACGATGCTGCACGGCGCCGCCGACGAGCTGCCGTTTGGTGGCATCGGCGCGAGCGGCATGGGCGCGTACCACGGCAAACACGGCTTCGACGCCTTCACCAAGCTAAGGCCAGTCTTCTACCAAAGCCGCGTGAACGCGCGGAAGCTGCTCGCGCCGCCCTTTGGAAAGATGCTAGCGACGGCGATGCGCGTCCTCATCGGCAAGTAGAGCGACGCGTCACGTAGGCCCGCGAAGCGGCGCCGGACGTCGTGAAGCCCACCGCTCGCCGCCGAAAAGGCGGGGCGCGCGGCGGGCCACGAACGTGCGGAGAGCGCGTCGGACGCTCGCGTGGTTCAAGCGGTGCCGACGGGATCCTTGGTGGGGCCGTCGCCCTTCACGCTGATCCTGCGAGGCTGCTCGGCGGCCCGCTTGGGGAGACGGACCGTGAGGACTCCGTCCTTCAAGTCCGCCGCGATGGCACCGCCATCGACGGTCTCGGGCAATACGAACGAGCGGGCGAACTGCCCGTGGCGTCGCTCAAAGCGATAGAAGCCGTCCTTCTGAACCTTCTGTTCGCTCTTCCGCTCACCGCGAATCGTCAGCACGTTCTTCTCGAGCTCCACGTGGACGTCTTCGGTCTTGATGCCGGGCAGCTCGGCCCTGAGCCAGATCGCCTCCTTGTCCTCGACGATGTCGACGGCCGGCCGAAAGGCGAGCGCGCTTGCGGGGCGCTCATCGGTGGCGAAGTTCTTGAACATGTCGTCTTGCATGCGAGAGAGTTCGGAGAATGGATCCCAACGAGAGAGCATGGCGTAACTCCTGTTTGATGTGGACGTGTTCGGCCGCACCCCGTTGGCTGAGGTGAGGCTCGGGCTGAACGCGCAGCTCGCGCCGCGGCGTTCGATCGGTTGAGCGGCCACCGCAGCCGAAGGCACCGCGTGTGTCGCGAATCGTGCGGCCGCCGAAGGAGAGGCAGCGCCTTCTTCCTTCGTGCCCGCCGACAGCCGAGAACGTAATCAGCTCGAAATGGCGCGCAAGAGGCGCCCAAGAAAAAATCGAAGCGGCGCGCTCCAGAAGCAGGAGGCCTGCGAGTGCGCCCTAACCGCTGCGCCGGCGCCGACGGAGAGCGACCACCGCGAGAGTCACGAGCGCGAATGAGCTCGAATCGCTCGTGGCGCCGTTCGCGGCGGCGCAGCCGCCATCGGCTTGTGGACGGGCCGTGGTCTTCTTGGCCGCCGTGCCCGAGGTGCCGCCGCGCGCCGTCGGGCCCTCGCCCGTTGTCGCGGGCAAGGGGGCCGTCGGCGCCGTCGGCGCGGTGGGGCTCGCGGAAGGCGACGCGCCCGGCGGTGCGTTCGGCGACGGCGTCGTGGGCGAAGGCGTGGGCGTCGTCGGTGCGGGGCTCGGGGTGGAAGGTGGCGGCTCCGGCGGCGTGCCCGTTCCGGAAGGGGTTGGCGTCGGCGTCGGGCTAGGCGTGGCAGGCGTGGGGGTGGGCGTCGGGTCAGCCCCAGGTGGATTCGTCGGCTCGTCCGGCTTGGCCGGCGGCAGCGGTGTGGTGGGCGTCGGAGTCGGAGTGAGCGCGTCGGGATCTCCCACCGCAACGACGACCTCGGGGAAGTCCTTCGAGAACAGCAACGTGTCCTTGTCGAGGGTCGTGTGGAGGATCGGCACCTTGATGTCGGACTCGCCCCAGAGCGCGAGCGACGGCTTGGCACGAAGCTCCCAGCCGGTCTTGCCCTCGGCCGTCGACGCGAGGCGCGTGTCGAAGGTCGACCGTGCGTCGAGGCGAAGGCGAACGCCGACGCCGTTGTCGAAGGCGACGACGAGCACAGGTTGAAGCGAGCACACGCCTTTCAAGTGTTGCGAGCCGCCCTTCCACTGAAAGGTCGGGGCCTCGAAGGCAAAGTCGCTCGTGTCGAGCTCAAACTTCTTCTTGGGGTCACGCGCAAAGCGTCGCTTCTCGACGCCCTCGCTGTTGTAGATGGCGCGCGCCGCGAGCTTGCCGCCGGCCGAGGCCTTCATCGCGCCGTGCAGATCGCCGTCGATCTCCTCGAAGGAGCAGCCGACCATGACGTCGATTTGTGTCGTCAGAGGAATGTCGCTGCGCGCCTTGCCTTCTTCATCCTTGATGGGGATGTTCGTCTTGCCGAGGCCCGTTGCGAGCGCGAGGGCGCGCCCGCCGCCGAGCTTGGACTCGATCTCCTTCGAGATCTCGCGCATCACGTCCTTCCGCTCCGTGTTGCTCCACGTCACGTCGAGGTCAACTTCGAGGGAGCTCTCTACGGTGCTGCTCAGCGAGACCTCGGCGTCGAGGACCTTCGGCACGTCGGTCCCGAGGAGCGCGCTCCAGAAGCGACGCTTCGTGATGTTGAGCCTTCCCTCGATGACAGGCCTGTCCATGGAGAGCGTCGCCGTCGGCGTGAGGACGGCCTTGACGTTGATGCCCTTCCTTTCGAGTTCGATGGGGACGCTGGTCGTGAGCGGACCCTTGAAGAGGTCTTTCGTCGGGAGCTCGTACCTGAAGGCGTGCTCCTGGCCGTCGCTCGCAAAGAGCTCGTCGGCGGTCTCGTCGCTCTCGCCCGCAGGCGCAGAGCAGCCTCCTGCGAGGGGGCCTAAAGCGACACCGAGAAGCACAGTGCCCAGGCCCAAACGTGTCATTGGCGCATGGTGGTTCAAGACGCATACCAGGCCTCGACAGGCTCGCGGCGCGGCTTTCGGCGGTGGCGGGAGCCTGAACTCGGCGCCGGGCGTCCGCTTCGGCGGGCCATCGATCCACCCGCAAAGCGTCTGGCGTTGCCTTTGCGTTCGTCTACGAGACGCCCGCGGCGGCTCGATCGAGCACCTCGTCGACGGCGGCGAACAGCTCGCGGTTTCCATCCTGACGGTACCGCGCCAGGTTCTCCTCGTGCCGCGGCACGTTCGAGAGAAATCGCGCCAGCGCCGCGTCGTCGATAGCGCCAAAGACGCCCTGACCGAAGCCCTCCTTTTCGAGGTAGCGCGCGTTCAAAACTTGCTCGAATTGCTTCTCGAGGGGGACGGCGAGGAGCGGCTTTCGCAAGTACACGCACTCGCTCATGAGCGTGAAGCCTCCGCCCGCTACGACGCCGCGGGCCGACGCGAGGTCGTCGATGAACGTGGTCTCGCTGAAGGGTCGATAGAGCAGGTGCCCCGCTGCCAGGTCTTCCTTGAGGTCGCGTCGCATCCCGTAGACGCGGCACGGCACGCCGGCGCGTTCGAGCACGTGCGCGAGCTGATCGTGACCTTCGGCCGTTTGATAGACGAGCAGGTGGTCGCCCCGCGTCGGCGCCTTGGCCAAGATCTCCGGACGGACGATGGGCGGCACGAGCCTCGTGGGCTCCTTGCGCACCGGCGGACGAAAGAAGGTGGTGATGAGGTAGTCGTCGCAGAAGGGGAGCTTGCCCTTGACGAAGGCGCGCGCGAGCTGGAAGTCGGTCGCGTCGCGAGCGCTGGAACCGATGATGTCGGGACCGTGGAGGCATCGATTGATGATCTGCATGTTGTCGATGCTGATCACGGGGATGCGGTGCGTCTTTGCGTAGAGGTACGTCCACGATTCGAAGTCGCTGATGGCGACCTCGGGGCGAAACTCGCTGATGAGCTGGAAGTACGCGGCGATGTTCTGCGGCAACCCCACGGCGCCGGAGAGCACGTTCGACCAAACGGTCTTGCCGAGGCGCACGCGGTTCTCCTCGTAGATCATGTGGAGGCCGTGGATGCGGTTCACGCCGTCGAAGCGCTTCGCCAAGTAGTCGACGGCTCGCCCCGAAGCCATGATGGCGACCTCATGGCCCTCAGCCAAGAGGTGCTCCAAGACCACGCGAGAACGCATCGCATGGCCCATGCCTTCGCCCACCACGCCGTAGAGAATTTTCACGGCCCCACGATAAGCCTTTCGCGGGGCGCCCGCACGCTGGCGGTGCGCGCCCGGTTTCGCTAGAACGAGCCTGTGCCATCCCTGCGGGTCTATTCGGAGATGGCCACCCACGACGACGCTACGGCGCCCTCGGCGCTCGCGCTCCTTCGGGGGCGCGAGGTCGAGCTCGTTCTCGCGGTCCGGCCGTGGCACGTGGCGGGCCTCGGTGAGGTCGTGCGGCGCGTCGCCGGCGAAGGCGTGGCGCTCTCGCTGTGGCCCATGTTGAGCGACGAAGACGGACGCTTTCTCCATGCCGGCAACGTCGCGCGGATGCGGGCGCTGGTGACGAGGGTGCTCGCGGCGGCGATGCCCTCCGCGTCTGCGCTCAAGCCGGAACCGCGGCTCGACGTGATGCTCGACCTTGAGCCGCCCGTGGATACGCTCCGCGCGCTCGCGCATTGGCGCCTCGGGCCCGCGGCGTTGGCGGCCGCTGCGGCGTTTGCGGCATCGGAGCGCAACGACCGCGCAGCGCGGGCTCTCGTGACCGACATTCAACGAGCCGGGGCCACAGTCTCCGTTGCGGTCATGCCGCACGTGGTCCTGCCGGGCGGACGCGCCCTCTCGCGCCTCGCGGCGGTCCCGACGCTCGCGGGCACCGACTCCGTCGACCTGATGCTGTACCGAACGCTCGCGCAAGGCTACGCGCGCGGCCTCGTCTCGCGGCAGCGCGCGCTTCGGTGGCTGGGACACCCTCTCAAGCCGCGCTGTCAACGAGGGCATGCGCATCGCGCTCGGTTGCGTCGGCACGGGCGCCTTGGGCGACGAGGCGACGTATTCGAGTCCGGCAGACCTGGCCGACGACGTTCGCGTCGCGAGGGGACGGGGCGCCACCGCCTTCGCGCTCTTTGAGTGGAGCGCCATCTTGCGCCGTGGCCCCGCTGAGGCGTGGCTCGATGCCGTGCTCGCGACGTAGCTGTGGGCCGATCGGGTAGCGGGATTGCCTCGGCTACTTCGGCGACGTCGTCGGCGCGCACGTCGAGACGCCGGCTCCAACGATGTGGAAGCCGATGGACCTCATGTAGGCGGTGTTCACGCTCTTGTCGGATGGGCGGTACCGCGTGACGTTCGTCGTCTGCGTCGGGGCCGTGCTGGTGGCTGTGTAGATGTAGAAGTCGCCGCCCCAGAAGGAGAACGCGAACATCGGCGCGAGGGGCTCTTCGACCTTGGGCAAGTTGAATCGACCCGTGAAGGCCAACGATGTCTTGTTCATCTCGGCCACCGCCAAGGGCGTGTCGATGAGCAAGGCGAAGAGCTTGCCGTCGCCGGTGCCCGTCAGCTCGAGGTCGAACGGGTTTGGCATGTCGTTGATGGGCGTGATCGTCTCCTTGGCGACGTCGACGCGCGACACGCCGGGAGCTCCAGGCGTCTTGCCTTCAGAGACGACGAAAAGCGTCTCTTGGTCTTTGGAGCCGGCGTTGAGCGAAAAGCCCATCCCGCCCATGCCCGCTTGAACCTTCGATGGCGTGCAAGCCCCCGTCTTCGTGTTCACCTTGTAGAGGCGGTCGAGCTCGATCTGGTTGGGGTCGCGCATGTTGACCCACGCGACCGCGCTTCGATCGACGGCCATGGATACGGGGACCAGCGAGATTCCCTCCGGCGACTTGCACTTCAGGGGAGCAAGCTTCGTAAAGATCTTGTCGGCCGGCGCGAAGGAATAGATGTCGCCTTCGAGCGAGAGGACGTAGACGAGCTTGGCTTCTTCGCTGCAGCCATCGGCGCTGCCACCGTCGTCAGCGTTGTTGGTGATGAAGCCGCCGTCGCCGAGCGCCTCCTGCGTGGGCGTCCCGCTCCCGCCATCTCCCGAGCCGATGCCGCGCGAACCGTCGCCGCCGCAGGAGGCTACGGCGAGGAGAGACGCCGTGAGGGCGGCGGATACGAACAGCGGGACGCGAGCGGGAACGAGCATGGGGCCTCCGGAAGGAAGAGCGTCGAGAGCCCCGAAGCTTAGCTGCCCGAAGCGACGGGGTCAGTTCCGGCGGCGTCTCGGGCGCGTCCGTGGCCAGCGTGGACGGAAAGTTCTAGCGTTCTGGCGGAGGAAGTTTCACGGCGCCCGGTTGCGCCGGAGCCGGCCCCTCGAGTGCAGGGTATCGGCGTGACACGCGGTGCAGGTACGCGATGGCGATGGCCGCGACGCCCATGTCGTCGAGCCACCCAATGAAGGGGATCACGTCAGCGATGACGTCCGCCGGAAAGACGATGTAGGCCAGCGAGAGAACGACGAAGCCCTTGCCCGCCAACGACGCTTCGCGGTCGCGGAAGAAGCGCCAGATCCCGGGAAGGAATCCCACCGTGGCCGCGGCGCCCGCGGCCGTCATGGCAGGTCGAAGTTTGGCCATGTCGCTCAGTCTAAGTCGCGCCGGGGGCCACGCAACCAGTGACGTTCGCGCAAAAAGACCGGCGCGGCTCAGCGCGACTCGTACACCTTCACCGCCGGAAGCTCGACGCACGTGAGAAACCCACCTTTGCCGGCGCCGGTGTCGATGGCGAGCACCGAATCGCCGGCCCACATGTCGAGCGGGTCTTCCGGCGTAAACGACGAGAGCTCCGGCGGTAGGTAGTCCGTCGAGGTGTGCCCGACGACGACGCGCTTGCCGCGGTAGTCGCGGAAGAACTCGATGGTGCGGACCCAGAGGAGCACGGCCTTGTTCGCCACGGTGCGCGGGTGCTGAAACGCGCCGTCGGCCTCTTGCGGAAGGCCCGCGTGAACGTAGATCGCGTGCTCGTCTTCGTACCAATAGGGCAGGCTGGTCATCCACTCGAGGTGGTCGTCGGGGAAGAACGCGCCGGTGAGCAGGGCCGCGTGTTCGGTGCGCGTGGGCTGATCGCCTTCGAAGAAGAGCGCGCCGGTGTAGCTGCGCAGCGTCGCGAGGCAGCCGTTGGGCGGGGGCAACACGAACTCCGGCCAGCCTCCCATGGTCACGCGCAGCCACGCATCTTCGTGGTTGCCGCGGAGCGTCACGATGCGGGCGGCGGTCTTCCCCGGCAGTTCGTCCTTGATGAAGTGGATGACTTGCGCCGAGTTGGGCCCGCGGTCGAGGTAGTCACCGACGAAGAGCAGCGTGTCTTCGTAGGTGAGCGAAGGGAGCTTGGCCATGACGGCGCGAAGGGCGGCGAGGTCGCCGTGGATGTCGCCGAAAGCGAAGGTGCGTGCGGTCACTTGGGGCCAGTCTTCTTCTTGTTGGGTTTCTTGGGCTTGGGTTCCGGACGCTTCTCCGCGCTCGGCTTCGGTGCAGGATCGTCGGCCGCGACGATTGTCGCAACAGGCTTCGTCTCGGGTTCCGGAGCGGACGCTGCGGCTGGCGCCGAGGGCGTCGCCGACGGAACGACGAGGGCCGTCGGAGCTGCGGGCGGCGCCGCGGGTTCTGGGGCCACCGACGGGGTCGCCGCTGCAGGGGCTACCGGTCCGCTGCCTCGCATCAGCGAAAACGTGACGCCCGCGCCCAGCGCGACCAGGGCGACCGCGCCCGCGATGGCGGTGCGTCGCCGGCGCCGCGATGAGCCTTCCGCAGAGTAGGCGGCGCGGGCTACCGGTCGCCAGGTTCGGCCCGGCGGCGTGACGGCAACCTTGGTGTCGGCCTCCGAGTCGACCGCTTCGCGCGCCTTGGGAGGCATGGGTCGACTCGGCTTCCCGTCAGGCACGAGCGGCGGCACGGGCGGCGGAGAGAGCGCCGCCGGTGGCAGGCTCGCTCCGCTCTTGCCAAGAATCGCATCGATGGCCTCGACGAGCTCTGCCGACGTGGAGAATCGGCCCGCCGGATCTTTCGCCAACAGGCGCTTCAGGACCGCCGCGATGCGCGGATCGAGCGTCCTCGCGACGTCATCAGGAAGTTCGGGGACGTCTTGGAGGATGTGCTGCCGCATGAGCGTCACGGCGCCGCCCTTGAAAGGTCGTGTCCCCGTCAACATCTCGAAGAGCACGACGCCCAGTGAGTAGAGGTCTGCGCGACCGTCGACCGACTGGCCCATCGCCTGCTCCGGCGCCATGTAATCCGGCGTGCCGAAGATGGTGCCGATGCGCGTGATCGGCTGGAGTGTTGCGTTGCGTTTGCCGGTGACACTGCCGACATCGATCTTCGCGATGCCGAAGTCGAAGAGCTTCACCGCCTCCCGCGCCGTGCCGCGCGCGACGAGCATGACGTTCTCCGGCTTGATGTCGCGGTGCACGACGCCCGACGCGTGGGCCACGACCAGGGCGCTGGCGATTTCGCGCACCACGTGCAGCGCGCGGGCCGCATCAACCTTGCCGCCGGCGATGACGTCGCGGAGGTTTTCTCCGTCGACGTACTCGAGCACGAGGTAGACGGAGCCGTCGGGGAGCTCGCCCGAGTCCGTCGCCGAGACGACGTTCGGATGATCGATGTGCGCCGCCGCGATGGCCTCGCGCTTGAAGCGCTCGACGACCTCCGGATACTCGGAGGCGTCTGGCCGCAGCACCTTGAGGGCGACGGCCTTGCGCATGTGCACGTGCTCGGCGCGATAAACGGCGCCCATGCCGCCCTCGCCCAGGAGCTTTTCGACGCGATACTGCGCGACCAACGTCCCCGGCTCGAGGTTCGCGGTCGGCGGCACTTCGCCATCTT encodes:
- a CDS encoding serine/threonine protein phosphatase yields the protein MTARTFAFGDIHGDLAALRAVMAKLPSLTYEDTLLFVGDYLDRGPNSAQVIHFIKDELPGKTAARIVTLRGNHEDAWLRVTMGGWPEFVLPPPNGCLATLRSYTGALFFEGDQPTRTEHAALLTGAFFPDDHLEWMTSLPYWYEDEHAIYVHAGLPQEADGAFQHPRTVANKAVLLWVRTIEFFRDYRGKRVVVGHTSTDYLPPELSSFTPEDPLDMWAGDSVLAIDTGAGKGGFLTCVELPAVKVYESR
- a CDS encoding serine/threonine protein kinase, which translates into the protein MTQSVPEDGEVPPTANLEPGTLVAQYRVEKLLGEGGMGAVYRAEHVHMRKAVALKVLRPDASEYPEVVERFKREAIAAAHIDHPNVVSATDSGELPDGSVYLVLEYVDGENLRDVIAGGKVDAARALHVVREIASALVVAHASGVVHRDIKPENVMLVARGTAREAVKLFDFGIAKIDVGSVTGKRNATLQPITRIGTIFGTPDYMAPEQAMGQSVDGRADLYSLGVVLFEMLTGTRPFKGGAVTLMRQHILQDVPELPDDVARTLDPRIAAVLKRLLAKDPAGRFSTSAELVEAIDAILGKSGASLPPAALSPPPVPPLVPDGKPSRPMPPKAREAVDSEADTKVAVTPPGRTWRPVARAAYSAEGSSRRRRRTAIAGAVALVALGAGVTFSLMRGSGPVAPAAATPSVAPEPAAPPAAPTALVVPSATPSAPAAASAPEPETKPVATIVAADDPAPKPSAEKRPEPKPKKPNKKKTGPK
- a CDS encoding DUF1232 domain-containing protein; translated protein: MAKLRPAMTAAGAAATVGFLPGIWRFFRDREASLAGKGFVVLSLAYIVFPADVIADVIPFIGWLDDMGVAAIAIAYLHRVSRRYPALEGPAPAQPGAVKLPPPER
- a CDS encoding teichoic acid biosynthesis protein, producing MKILYGVVGEGMGHAMRSRVVLEHLLAEGHEVAIMASGRAVDYLAKRFDGVNRIHGLHMIYEENRVRLGKTVWSNVLSGAVGLPQNIAAYFQLISEFRPEVAISDFESWTYLYAKTHRIPVISIDNMQIINRCLHGPDIIGSSARDATDFQLARAFVKGKLPFCDDYLITTFFRPPVRKEPTRLVPPIVRPEILAKAPTRGDHLLVYQTAEGHDQLAHVLERAGVPCRVYGMRRDLKEDLAAGHLLYRPFSETTFIDDLASARGVVAGGGFTLMSECVYLRKPLLAVPLEKQFEQVLNARYLEKEGFGQGVFGAIDDAALARFLSNVPRHEENLARYRQDGNRELFAAVDEVLDRAAAGVS